Proteins co-encoded in one Desulfitobacterium hafniense DCB-2 genomic window:
- the purH gene encoding bifunctional phosphoribosylaminoimidazolecarboxamide formyltransferase/IMP cyclohydrolase, with product MNRRAVLSVSNKTGLVELARGLVELGFDLISTGGTFKTLTEAGLPVRYVTEVTGFPEILDGRVKTLHPRIHGGILARATAEHLQQLEDNGIGLIDLVVVNLYPFKETIARPGVSFQEAIENIDIGGPSMVRAAAKNQERVSIVVNPERYPEVLQALREQGEISYDMRKRLAAEAFAHTAEYDQCIAGYLTAALAEESVSSSSSPFPATITLGGQKAQDLRYGENPAQKAAFYRGADAAGTLAYGEQIQGKELSYNNWMDMDAAWGIVQDFSEPACAIIKHTNPCGTALGKTALEAYEKALAADPVSAFGGIIAFNRTVDAECAASLKAHFYEVIVAHEFSSDARAILQEKKNLRLVKVAQDGKPAHTPWKVRSIQGGFLIQEEDEGTTPISAWEVVSKRQPEPEELRELDFAWRVVKHVKSNAIVLAKAGQTLGVGAGQMNRVGSVKIALEQAGDKAQGAYLASDAFFPFPDSLEEAAKAGVRAVVQPGGSVRDAEVIEAADRLNLIMVFTNRRHFKH from the coding sequence ATGAATCGTCGAGCTGTGCTCAGTGTCTCCAATAAAACAGGTCTTGTGGAGCTTGCCCGAGGACTTGTGGAATTGGGCTTTGACTTGATTTCTACCGGCGGCACCTTTAAAACGTTGACCGAAGCGGGGCTGCCTGTTCGCTATGTTACCGAGGTCACGGGATTTCCGGAGATTCTGGATGGGCGGGTCAAGACCCTTCATCCCAGGATTCATGGGGGTATTTTGGCCAGGGCTACGGCAGAGCATTTGCAGCAGCTGGAGGACAATGGCATCGGGTTGATCGATCTTGTGGTGGTCAATCTCTATCCCTTTAAGGAGACCATTGCCAGGCCGGGGGTTTCGTTCCAGGAGGCTATTGAAAATATCGATATTGGCGGTCCTTCCATGGTTCGTGCGGCGGCAAAGAATCAGGAGCGGGTGAGTATCGTCGTCAATCCGGAGCGGTACCCGGAGGTGCTTCAGGCCCTGCGTGAGCAAGGGGAAATCTCTTATGATATGCGTAAACGTTTGGCGGCAGAGGCCTTTGCCCATACAGCCGAATATGATCAATGCATTGCCGGGTATTTGACTGCCGCACTTGCTGAGGAATCCGTTTCCTCTTCTTCTTCACCTTTCCCTGCAACCATAACACTTGGGGGCCAAAAGGCTCAGGATCTTCGCTATGGGGAAAACCCTGCTCAGAAGGCGGCCTTTTACCGGGGGGCGGATGCAGCGGGCACCTTGGCCTATGGTGAACAGATTCAGGGTAAAGAATTATCCTATAACAATTGGATGGATATGGACGCGGCCTGGGGGATTGTTCAGGATTTCAGTGAGCCGGCCTGTGCTATTATTAAGCATACCAATCCCTGCGGTACAGCCTTGGGGAAAACTGCTTTGGAAGCTTATGAAAAGGCCCTGGCAGCGGACCCGGTCTCGGCCTTTGGCGGAATTATTGCCTTTAACCGGACCGTCGATGCTGAATGTGCCGCCTCACTTAAGGCTCACTTCTATGAAGTTATCGTTGCCCATGAGTTCAGCTCTGACGCCAGGGCAATACTACAGGAAAAGAAAAACCTTCGTCTCGTCAAAGTAGCACAGGACGGGAAGCCAGCCCATACGCCCTGGAAAGTTCGTTCCATTCAAGGAGGATTTCTAATTCAGGAAGAGGATGAGGGGACTACGCCGATCTCCGCATGGGAAGTCGTCAGCAAGCGCCAACCTGAACCTGAAGAACTTCGTGAACTGGACTTTGCCTGGCGGGTGGTAAAGCATGTTAAATCCAATGCCATTGTACTGGCCAAAGCCGGTCAAACCCTTGGCGTGGGAGCGGGACAGATGAATCGGGTTGGCTCAGTTAAGATTGCTTTAGAACAGGCGGGGGATAAAGCCCAAGGGGCTTATCTGGCCTCCGATGCTTTTTTCCCATTCCCCGATTCCCTGGAGGAGGCGGCTAAGGCAGGAGTGCGGGCTGTGGTTCAACCGGGGGGCTCCGTCAGAGATGCTGAGGTTATCGAAGCGGCTGACCGTTTGAATTTGATTATGGTGTTTACGAACCGCCGTCACTTTAAGCACTGA
- the purN gene encoding phosphoribosylglycinamide formyltransferase, protein MRIGVLASGRGSNLQALIEAWKLGELNGELVAVGSDHEEALALKRAEEAGIPHGAFPLSRFSSRQEQEKAILTWLREQKVEILVLAGFMRVLSKEFLQDIQIPVLNIHPSLLPSFQGLHAQRQALDYGVKISGCTVHFVDEGLDSGPIIAQEAVPVLPGDTEDSLSARILEAEHRLYPEAVGWVVGGRIKRNGRIVVKL, encoded by the coding sequence ATGCGGATCGGAGTGCTTGCGTCAGGGCGCGGGAGTAATTTGCAAGCCTTGATTGAAGCCTGGAAGCTTGGCGAATTAAACGGGGAACTGGTGGCTGTGGGTTCGGATCATGAAGAGGCCCTGGCTCTCAAAAGAGCGGAAGAGGCTGGAATACCCCATGGTGCCTTTCCCTTGAGCCGGTTTTCTTCCCGCCAGGAGCAGGAGAAAGCGATCCTGACCTGGCTGCGGGAACAAAAGGTGGAGATTTTGGTCTTAGCCGGATTTATGAGGGTTTTAAGCAAGGAGTTTCTCCAGGATATTCAGATTCCTGTACTCAATATCCACCCCTCCCTTTTGCCCTCTTTCCAAGGATTGCATGCTCAAAGGCAAGCCCTTGACTACGGGGTCAAAATCTCCGGATGCACAGTTCATTTTGTGGATGAAGGTCTGGACAGCGGCCCCATTATTGCCCAAGAAGCGGTGCCGGTTTTGCCGGGGGATACGGAAGATTCCTTGTCTGCCCGTATCTTGGAAGCCGAGCACCGTCTTTATCCGGAAGCGGTAGGATGGGTGGTCGGTGGACGGATCAAAAGAAATGGGCGCATCGTAGTTAAGCTATAG
- the purM gene encoding phosphoribosylformylglycinamidine cyclo-ligase, with amino-acid sequence MGYSYRQAGVDIDAGNQAVELMKPAVKRTVRPEVMGGLGGFGGLFALDLKKYPEPVLVSGTDGVGTKLKLAFQMNRHDTIGQDAVAMCVNDILVQGAEPLFFLDYLAVGKLVPERVAQVVGGIAKGCELAGCALIGGETAEMPGFYDEGEYDIAGFAVGAVNRPDLIDGSQIQAGDVLIGLPSSGFHSNGYSLVRKIFTPDLWEKNYPELGETLGEALIRPTRIYVKTVLPLIESRKVLGMAHITGGGLTENIPRILPEGLGIKIARSAWQVPALFTLLQRLGEVEEAEMLRTFNMGIGFVLIVHPEDVDFIQTQLQAAGEKCFVLGEVSGQSEGVSYL; translated from the coding sequence ATGGGATATTCTTATCGGCAGGCCGGGGTGGACATTGATGCAGGAAACCAGGCGGTGGAACTGATGAAGCCGGCGGTAAAACGGACTGTTCGACCGGAGGTCATGGGCGGACTGGGTGGATTTGGCGGGCTGTTTGCCCTGGATCTTAAAAAATATCCGGAACCGGTTCTGGTCTCGGGAACGGACGGTGTGGGAACGAAGCTTAAGCTGGCGTTTCAGATGAACCGTCATGATACCATTGGCCAGGATGCAGTGGCTATGTGTGTCAATGATATATTAGTTCAAGGTGCGGAGCCTTTGTTCTTTCTCGATTATCTGGCCGTAGGAAAGCTGGTTCCGGAACGGGTAGCCCAGGTGGTCGGCGGAATCGCCAAGGGCTGTGAATTGGCGGGCTGTGCCCTGATTGGGGGAGAGACGGCAGAGATGCCGGGCTTTTATGACGAAGGGGAATACGATATTGCCGGTTTTGCTGTGGGGGCTGTGAATCGGCCTGACCTGATTGACGGTTCACAAATCCAGGCAGGGGATGTTCTGATCGGACTTCCTTCTTCAGGATTTCATAGCAATGGCTATTCCTTGGTTCGTAAAATTTTTACTCCTGACCTATGGGAGAAAAACTATCCGGAGCTGGGAGAAACCTTGGGTGAAGCTTTAATTAGGCCCACCCGGATTTATGTCAAGACTGTCCTGCCTCTGATCGAAAGCCGCAAAGTTCTTGGTATGGCCCATATTACCGGGGGAGGTCTTACGGAAAATATTCCCCGGATTCTCCCTGAAGGATTGGGAATAAAAATCGCTCGTTCGGCTTGGCAGGTCCCGGCCCTCTTCACCCTTTTGCAAAGGCTGGGTGAGGTGGAGGAAGCAGAAATGCTGCGCACCTTTAATATGGGTATTGGCTTTGTGCTGATCGTCCATCCTGAAGATGTCGATTTTATTCAGACTCAGCTTCAGGCAGCCGGTGAAAAGTGCTTTGTCTTAGGAGAGGTAAGCGGGCAAAGCGAAGGAGTGAGTTATCTTTGA
- the purC gene encoding phosphoribosylaminoimidazolesuccinocarboxamide synthase, with product MEKGQMLYEGKAKKVYTTDQEGIYWVEYKDDATAFNGEKKGTIGDKGIVNNRLSALLFEVLEKTGIPTHFIELLNDREMLVRKLEMIPLEVVVRNIAAGSLAKRLGVAEGLNLSRPVVELYYKDDALGDPFVNESHSLAMGWAEQSDLKEIQELGLKINGELQKILDQAGIILVDFKLEFGKAEGKVYLGDEISPDTCRFWDKETQEKLDKDRFRRDLGKVEEAYAEVYRRVKEVLKD from the coding sequence ATGGAAAAAGGCCAAATGTTATATGAAGGAAAAGCCAAGAAGGTTTATACAACCGATCAGGAAGGGATCTATTGGGTAGAGTATAAGGATGATGCCACTGCTTTTAACGGGGAGAAGAAAGGGACCATTGGGGATAAGGGAATAGTTAACAATCGTCTCTCCGCCCTCCTTTTCGAAGTTTTAGAAAAGACCGGGATCCCCACTCATTTTATAGAGCTGCTCAACGATCGGGAAATGCTGGTGCGCAAGCTGGAGATGATTCCCCTGGAAGTGGTGGTGCGCAATATTGCCGCCGGCAGCCTGGCCAAGCGTCTGGGAGTGGCAGAGGGGCTGAATTTATCACGGCCTGTGGTGGAACTGTACTACAAAGATGATGCTCTGGGAGATCCCTTTGTCAATGAGTCCCATTCCTTAGCGATGGGTTGGGCTGAACAATCAGACCTTAAAGAGATTCAGGAGCTGGGACTGAAAATCAATGGAGAGCTGCAAAAGATTTTGGACCAGGCCGGCATCATCTTGGTAGACTTTAAGCTGGAATTCGGCAAAGCGGAGGGTAAAGTCTATTTGGGAGATGAGATTTCACCCGATACCTGCCGCTTTTGGGATAAAGAAACTCAGGAAAAGCTGGATAAGGATCGTTTTCGCCGTGATCTGGGCAAGGTTGAAGAAGCCTATGCGGAAGTGTATCGACGTGTTAAAGAAGTCCTTAAGGATTAA
- the purB gene encoding adenylosuccinate lyase encodes MIERYTLPEMGRIWTDEHRLELWLKIEIAACEGWAKLGRIPEDAVKVIRERAAFSWERVKEIEEITHHDVLAFTTNVAEYVGEEAKYIHLGLTSSDVLDTALSLQMVEAADILLAKLVRLEEVLKERALEHKDTLMMGRTHGIHAEPITMGLKFALWYEEIKRQISRLQFAREEIRVGKISGAVGTFANVEPFVEEWVCESLGLKADPISTQVVQRDRHAFYVTALAGVASSLDRIATELRNLQRTDVHEVEEPFAKGQKGSSAMPHKKNPITGERICGMARVIRSNAQTALENVALWHERDISHSSAERIILPDSTIALDYMLDKMIKLIQGLRVYPETMQENINKVVGLIFSQRVMLSLVEKGLSREDAYAWTQRNAMQAWETKEAFQSLVLKDQDIRKYLGEEEIAELFDYSYHTKHVDTIFKRVGLL; translated from the coding sequence ATGATTGAACGGTATACCCTTCCTGAGATGGGGAGGATCTGGACGGATGAACATCGGCTGGAGCTTTGGCTCAAGATTGAGATAGCAGCCTGTGAAGGCTGGGCAAAGCTGGGCAGGATTCCGGAAGATGCAGTTAAGGTGATCCGTGAGCGGGCGGCGTTTTCCTGGGAAAGAGTCAAGGAAATTGAAGAGATCACCCACCATGATGTGCTGGCTTTTACCACCAATGTAGCGGAATATGTAGGTGAGGAAGCTAAATACATTCACCTGGGTCTCACTTCTTCAGATGTTCTGGATACGGCTTTATCCCTGCAGATGGTGGAAGCTGCGGACATCTTGCTGGCGAAGCTGGTACGGCTGGAAGAAGTGCTGAAAGAGAGAGCTCTTGAGCATAAAGATACCTTGATGATGGGGAGAACCCATGGCATCCATGCGGAACCCATCACCATGGGGCTGAAATTTGCCTTGTGGTACGAGGAGATTAAACGCCAAATCAGCCGCCTGCAGTTTGCCCGGGAGGAGATTCGGGTGGGAAAAATCTCCGGGGCAGTGGGAACTTTTGCTAATGTTGAGCCTTTTGTGGAAGAATGGGTCTGTGAGTCCCTGGGATTAAAGGCGGATCCCATCTCCACCCAGGTCGTGCAGCGTGACCGCCACGCCTTTTACGTGACTGCTCTGGCCGGGGTAGCCAGCAGCTTGGACAGAATAGCCACAGAACTGCGCAATCTTCAGCGCACCGATGTTCATGAGGTGGAGGAACCATTTGCCAAAGGACAAAAGGGCTCTTCGGCAATGCCCCATAAGAAAAACCCTATCACCGGAGAAAGAATCTGCGGTATGGCCAGGGTTATCCGCAGCAATGCCCAGACTGCTTTAGAGAATGTGGCTCTTTGGCATGAGCGGGATATCTCCCATTCCTCGGCTGAGCGGATTATTCTGCCTGACAGCACCATTGCCTTGGATTATATGCTGGATAAAATGATTAAGCTGATCCAGGGATTGCGGGTTTACCCGGAAACCATGCAGGAAAATATCAATAAAGTAGTTGGCCTGATCTTCTCCCAAAGGGTTATGCTGAGCCTGGTGGAAAAAGGACTGAGCAGAGAAGACGCTTATGCCTGGACCCAAAGGAATGCTATGCAGGCTTGGGAGACTAAGGAGGCTTTCCAATCCTTGGTGCTTAAGGATCAGGATATTCGGAAGTATTTAGGCGAAGAGGAAATTGCCGAACTTTTCGATTACAGCTACCATACGAAGCATGTGGATACCATTTTCAAGAGAGTCGGGCTTCTTTAA
- the purF gene encoding amidophosphoribosyltransferase, translated as MREPWDDKPHEECGVFGIYAPEQEVARLTYFGLYALQHRGQESAGIAVSNGRDIQVHKGMGLVAEVFSERILKELEQDGKMAIGHVRYSTTGSSLLTNAQPLVVHYQKGMMALAHNGNLTNAGELREELAKEGAVFQTTVDSEVIVQLIARYGRGSLEDALVKTMLDLQGAYALVVAAEDKILGMRDPHGVRPLCIGQLEGRYVLASESCGLDTIGAEFVRDVQPGEIVTIDEEGLHSRQGFPAQKTAVCAFEYIYFARPDSTMDQLNVTESRRRMGVELAREYPVDADIVIPVPDSGMTAALGYAEESGIPFAQGLLKNRYVGRTFIQPTQEMREVAVRLKLNANAQVIKGKRVIMIDDSIVRGTTSSRIVELLRKVGAKEVHLLICSPPVLYPCYYGIDTAEREKLIATQLDREGIRDYVGADSLHYLSEEGVQRALGELSVCLACFNGDYPAGIPAGTREKWAEFKSKC; from the coding sequence TTGAGAGAACCCTGGGATGATAAACCCCATGAGGAATGCGGAGTATTCGGTATTTATGCGCCTGAGCAGGAGGTGGCCCGTCTCACCTATTTCGGGCTCTATGCCTTACAGCATCGGGGACAGGAAAGTGCAGGGATTGCTGTATCCAATGGCCGGGATATCCAAGTCCATAAAGGAATGGGACTGGTGGCGGAGGTCTTTTCGGAAAGAATTCTTAAGGAACTTGAACAGGACGGTAAAATGGCCATCGGCCATGTCCGTTATTCAACCACAGGTTCCAGTCTCCTGACCAATGCCCAACCCTTAGTGGTTCATTACCAAAAGGGTATGATGGCTCTGGCTCATAATGGCAACTTGACCAATGCGGGAGAATTGCGGGAGGAATTGGCTAAAGAAGGGGCAGTCTTTCAGACCACTGTTGACTCAGAGGTGATTGTCCAGCTGATCGCCCGCTACGGCCGGGGGAGCTTAGAGGATGCCCTCGTCAAAACCATGCTGGATTTGCAGGGAGCCTATGCTTTAGTAGTGGCTGCAGAAGACAAGATTCTGGGGATGCGCGACCCCCATGGCGTCCGCCCTTTATGTATTGGTCAGCTGGAAGGACGGTATGTTCTGGCTTCGGAAAGCTGTGGCCTGGATACTATCGGAGCGGAATTCGTGCGCGATGTTCAGCCTGGAGAGATTGTTACCATCGATGAGGAAGGGCTTCATTCCCGGCAGGGGTTTCCCGCCCAGAAAACAGCGGTCTGCGCCTTCGAATACATTTATTTTGCCCGTCCCGACAGTACCATGGATCAATTGAATGTGACCGAGAGCCGGAGGAGAATGGGTGTTGAGCTGGCCCGGGAATATCCTGTCGATGCCGATATTGTCATACCGGTACCTGATTCGGGGATGACCGCCGCTCTTGGCTATGCTGAGGAATCCGGCATCCCCTTTGCCCAGGGATTGCTGAAGAACCGATATGTGGGAAGAACCTTTATTCAACCCACCCAGGAAATGCGGGAAGTAGCGGTCCGCCTGAAGCTCAATGCCAATGCCCAAGTGATTAAGGGCAAGCGGGTCATTATGATCGATGACTCCATCGTGAGAGGAACCACCAGTTCCCGCATCGTCGAATTGCTGAGAAAGGTGGGAGCCAAGGAGGTCCATCTCCTCATCTGCTCGCCGCCGGTTCTTTATCCCTGTTACTATGGCATCGATACGGCGGAACGGGAGAAGCTGATTGCTACTCAGCTGGATCGGGAGGGGATACGTGACTATGTAGGAGCGGATTCTCTGCATTATCTATCGGAAGAGGGCGTTCAGCGGGCTTTAGGCGAGTTGTCAGTCTGTCTGGCCTGCTTTAATGGGGATTACCCTGCAGGGATACCTGCGGGAACCAGAGAGAAATGGGCAGAATTTAAAAGCAAGTGCTAA